In a genomic window of Candidatus Eisenbacteria bacterium:
- a CDS encoding medium chain dehydrogenase/reductase family protein, with product MKNVRILVTHYGGPDAIRVVQNEACEPKPGEVRVRVLAAGVSLPDIMMREGIHPETPPLPFTPGWDLVGIVDRPGTDTLGLEAGQTVAALPIHGAYTEFICLPQRELVPVPPGLDVAEAVSLILNYVTAYQMLHRTAKARPGQRVLIHGASGGVGSALLQLGRIVGVEMYGTCSSRGAPLVTDLGGVPIDYRKVDFVEEIRRLTKDGVDVVFDGIGGSHIWRSRRALRPGGRVVTYGLTGSLRAGRLASGRSGRRDRFGAIRIFGWYIAASWLLPGRKRVVPYSIQTLKRVRPEMFHRDLTALFDLLKEGRIKPIIARRFPLVEARQAHELLGTEGVIGKVVLVSA from the coding sequence ATGAAGAATGTGCGCATTCTCGTCACGCACTACGGCGGGCCCGACGCGATTCGAGTCGTCCAGAATGAAGCCTGCGAGCCGAAGCCTGGCGAGGTGCGAGTGCGCGTGCTGGCCGCGGGCGTCTCCCTCCCCGACATCATGATGCGCGAGGGCATCCACCCCGAGACGCCACCGCTGCCCTTCACGCCGGGGTGGGATCTGGTCGGGATCGTGGATCGACCGGGCACGGATACACTGGGGTTGGAAGCAGGCCAGACCGTCGCCGCCCTGCCGATCCACGGAGCGTACACAGAATTCATCTGCCTACCGCAGCGCGAGCTGGTTCCGGTGCCTCCCGGCCTGGATGTCGCCGAGGCCGTCAGTCTCATCCTGAACTACGTCACCGCGTACCAGATGCTGCATCGCACCGCCAAGGCGCGCCCGGGACAGCGCGTCCTGATCCACGGCGCTTCGGGCGGGGTCGGCTCGGCACTCCTGCAACTGGGACGAATCGTCGGCGTCGAGATGTACGGGACCTGTTCGTCGAGGGGGGCGCCGCTCGTTACCGACCTCGGCGGTGTTCCGATCGATTACAGGAAGGTCGATTTCGTGGAGGAGATCCGACGCCTGACGAAGGACGGTGTGGACGTTGTCTTCGACGGAATCGGCGGCAGCCACATCTGGCGTTCGCGGAGGGCGCTGCGGCCGGGAGGAAGGGTCGTGACGTATGGGCTCACCGGCTCGCTGCGCGCGGGCCGACTGGCTTCAGGTCGCTCCGGGCGCCGGGACCGCTTCGGAGCAATCCGTATTTTCGGATGGTACATCGCGGCAAGCTGGCTCCTGCCGGGTCGGAAGCGGGTGGTCCCCTACAGCATTCAGACCCTGAAGCGGGTTCGGCCGGAGATGTTCCACCGAGACCTGACCGCTCTGTTCGACCTGCTGAAGGAGGGAAGGATCAAGCCTATCATCGCGCGACGCTTTCCCCTCGTCGAGGCACGACAGGCGCACGAGCTGCTCGGGACGGAAGGTGTGATCGGCAAGGTGGTCCTCGTCAGCGCCTGA